A genome region from Purpureocillium takamizusanense chromosome 8, complete sequence includes the following:
- a CDS encoding uncharacterized protein (COG:Q~EggNog:ENOG503NWP7) — translation MAAAAAPPETVHLLPGSTNLPLAGFPPPADATSADAESEARAAVEALNAAISTANFEAVSRLFARTGYWRDHLALSWNFRTVKGTDGILAFLKHCAQSKDGFRLRRLELDTAGSPVRRPMMMPIDGGAGVNGIHAFFRFETATGAGEGTLRLALEDRKWKIYTIYTCLQELNGCQEETFARRPLGVEHGGRTDGKNWADRRAAQVSLDDGIEPPVLIVGAGQAGLTAAARLQVLGVKALIIDRNGRVGDNWRKRYHQLVLHDPVWYDHMPYLSFPPQWPVFTPKDKLAQFLESYADLMELNVWTNTELANSQWNDKEGAWTVSVTRKLGDGSTQTRELRPRHIIQATGASGLKSQPTFKGAETFKGDVLCHSSEFSGAREGSVGKKAVIVGCCNSAHDIAQDYLGKGYDVTMVQRSSTNVVSSKAILDVAFNGLYAEDGPPVDDSDMIVQGMPLAVLKAVQVKVAALQREHDKEMLDGLAKAGFKVDFGPDDAGLFFKYFQRGGGYYIDVGAAKLIADGSIKIKQGQEISEFLPSGIRFADGSELDADEIILATGYDNMSTQTRVMFGDDVADKVNDAWGLNEEGEMRSIWQKSGHPGLWLHGGNLALCRFYSRLLALQIKGLVEDLYAYGDI, via the exons atggctgccgctgccgctccgccAGAGACGGTCCACCTCCTCCCTGGGTCGACGAACCTGCCTCTCGCCGGctttccgccgccggccgatgCCACGTCCGCAGATGCCGAGtccgaggcgcgcgcggcagTCGAGGCACTGAATGCAGCTATATCCACGGCCAATTTCGAGGCAGTGTCTCGGCTGTTTGCCCGCACCGGCTACTGGCGCGACCATCTGGCACTTTCGTGGAATTTTCGCACCGTCAAAGGAACCGACGGCATATTGGCCTTTTTGAAGCATTGCGCCCAATCCAAGGATGGTTTCCGGCTAAGGCGGCTTGAGCTAGACACCGCGGGCTCGCCGGTGAGGCGGCCAATGATGATGCCAATAGATGGCGGAGCCGGCGTCAACGGCATCCACGCCTTCTTCCGCTTCGAGACTGCcaccggcgcgggcgagggcaccTTGCGCCTAGCACTTGAAGACCGAAAATGGAAAATTTACACAATCTATACCTGCCTGCAAGAGCTCAATGGTTGTCAAGAAGAGACCTTTGCTCGCCGACCCCTTGGGGTTGAGCATGGAGGCCGCACTGATGGCAAGAATTGGGCCGACCGGCGGGCCGCACAGGTATCTCTTGATGACGGAATCGAGCCTCCTGTGCTCATAGTTG gggccgggcaggcaggtttAACCGCAGCGGCCAGACTTCAGGTTTTGGGTGTCAAAGCATTGATCATTGACAGGAACGGCCGCGTGGGAGACAACTGGCGCAAAAGATATCACCAACTTGTGCTGCACGATCCCGTGTGGTATGACCATATGCCGTACCTCAGCTTTCCACCTCAATGGCCCGTCTTCACCCCCAAGGACAAGCTTGCACAGTTCCTTGAGTCATACGCAGACTTGATGGAGCTGAACGTCTGGACGAACACAGAACTTGCAAACAGTCAATGGAATGACAAAGAGGGCGCTTGGACGGTGAGCGTCACGCGGAAACTCGGAGATGGGTCAACGCAAACGCGAGAGCTTCGTCCACGTCACATCATCCAGGCCACGGGTGCCTCTGGATTGAAGAGCCAGCCGACTTTCAAGGGCGCAGAGACATTCAAGGGAGACGTGCTCTGCCACTCGTCTGAGTTCTCCGGCGCACGAGAGGGCTCTGTTGGAAAGAAAGCCGTGATCGTGGGCTGCTGCAACTCCGCTCATGACATCGCCCAAGACTACTTGGGAAAGGGCTATGACGTGACCATGGTGCAGCGGTCAAGCACGAATGTGGTGTCTTCTAAAGCAATCTTGGACGTTGCATTCAATGGTTTGTACGCGGAAGACGGCCCACCGGTCGACGACTCGGACATGATTGTACAGGGGATGCCACTCGCCGTGCTCAAGGCCGTGCAGGTCAAGGTCGCCGCGCTTCAAAGGGAGCACGACAAGGAAATGCTGGACGGCTTGGCTAAAGCTGGCTTCAAAGTTGATTTCGGCCCGGACGATGCGGGCCTATTCTTCAAGTACTTCCAGCGTGGCGGGGGATACTACATCGACGTTGGCGCTGCCAAGCTCattgccgacggcagcatcaAGATCAAGCAGGGCCAGGAGATTTCCGAGTTTCTCCCCAGCGGCATCCGATTTGCGGACGGATCCGAGTTGGACGCGGACGAGATCATTCTCGCTACGGGGTACGACAACATGAGCACACAGACGAGGGTCAtgtttggcgacgacgtggcaGACAAGGTAAATGATGCCTGGGGCCTGAACGAAGAAGGGGAGATGAGAAGCATCTGGCAGAAGAGCGGGCACCCAGGACTCTGGCTTCACGGTGGTAACTTGGCCCTGTGCCGTTTCTACTCgaggctgctggccctgcaAATCAAGGGGCTCGTGGAGGACCTGTACGCCTATGGTGACATTTGA
- the PR1_2 gene encoding Cuticle-degrading protease (SECRETED:SignalP(1-15~SECRETED:cutsite=ALA-AP~SECRETED:prob=0.7194)~MEROPS:MER0000338~COG:O~EggNog:ENOG503NU05), with product MRLSLLLSILPMALAAPATKRSEPAPLLVPRGSHELIADKYIVKFKQGSALSALDDALSSFGGKADHKYDNVFKGFALHLDEAKLKTIRDHPDVEYVEQDAMVTLSGFESQQDATWGLSRISHRQAGASTYDYDSSAGEGTCAYVIDTGVEADHPEFEGRATLLKSFIDGQNADGNGHGTHVSGTIGSKTYGVAKKTKIFGVKVLDDQGSGPYSGIIAGMDYVAKDSKSRDCPKGSVANMSLEGGFAQSVNDAAAALVRSNVFLGVAAGNSNKDAGQSSPASETTVCTVGATDKNDNRSSFSNYGRVLDIFGPGTDVLSTWIGGRTNTISGTSMATPHIVGLAAYLAALEGKTGGSICSRIQELATKDAINGVPGGTVNLLAFNGNPSG from the exons ATGCGTTTGTCATTGCTCCTCTCGATCCTGCCcatggcgctggctgcgccGGCTACTAAGCGTTCCGAGCCCGCTCCTCTCCTGGTTCCACGTGGTAGCCATGAGCTCATTGCCGACAAGTACATTGTCAAGTTCAAGCAGGGAAGCGCCTTGTCCGCTCTTGACGATGCCCTTAGCTCCTTTGGTGGCAAAGCCGACCACAAGTATGACAATGTCTTCAAGGGCTTTGCGTTGCACCTGGATgaggccaagctcaagaCGATCCGCGACCACCCTGAT GTCGAGTATGTTGAGCAGGATGCCATGGTCACACTCTCCGGGTTCGAGTCCCAGCAAGATGCCACATGGGGTCTCTCCCGCATCTCTCATCGCCAGGCTGGCGCTTCAACCTACGATTATGACTCAAGCGCTGGGGAGGGAACCTGTGCCTATGTCATCGACACTGGCGTCGAGGCAGACCATCCT GAATTCGAGGGTCGCGCCACGTTGCTCAAGTCCTTCATCGACGGACAAAATGCCGACGGAAATGGCCACGGAACGCACGTTTCAGGGACCATCGGCAGCAAGACATATGGTGTGGCCAAGAAGACAAAGATCTTTGGCGTCAaggtgctcgacgaccagGGCAGCGGCCCCTACTCTGGCATCATCGCTGGAATGGACTACGTTGCCAAAGACTCAAAGAGCCGTGACTGCCCCAAGGGCTCGGTTGCCAATATGAGCCTGGAGGGTGGCTTTGCGCAGTCCGTAAACGATGCTGCGGCCGCTCTTGTACGCAGCAATGTCTTTcttggcgttgctgctggaAACTCCAACAAGGACGCCGGGCAGTCGTCTCCGGCGTCGGAGACCACTGTTTGTACCGTGGGCGCGACGGACAAGAACGACAATCGGTCGTCCTTCTCCAACTATGGAAGAGTCCTTGACATATTCGGACCGGGAACTGACGTCCTGTCCACTTGGATTGGCGGTAGAACT AACACCATTTCTGGCACATCCATGGCTACGCCGCACATCGTGGGACTCGCTGCGTACCTCGCTGCCCTGGAGGGTAAGACGGGCGGGTCAATTTGTAGCCGCATCCAGGAGCTCGCTACCAAGGATGCCATTAACGGCGTTCCGGGCGGTACTGTCAATCTTCTCGCCTTCAACGGAAACCCGTCGGGCTAG
- a CDS encoding Carboxypeptidase C (MEROPS:MER0002010~SECRETED:SignalP(1-17~SECRETED:cutsite=ALA-LG~SECRETED:prob=0.5584)~COG:O~EggNog:ENOG503NWF4), with protein MKAMLATALLGASSALALGPVGSQPKASSQRPDDHWDAIVRGSSIESTNGGALSNYNLRVNKVDPSKLGVDKVKQYSGYLDDEKQDKHLFYWFFESRNDPKNDPVVLWLNGGPGCSSLTGLFLELGPAKIDENIQVVSNPHSWNNNASVIFLDQPVNTGFSYSKGQVDTTEAASKDIYALLTLFFQQFPEYSKQPFHIAGESYAGHYIPVFSAEILSHSDRNINLKSALIGNGLTDPLTQYKFYRPMACGEGGYPAVLDQGSCQSMDNALPKCEQLIKSCYDTKDPKACSSATSYCNGEMLGPFQQTGKNVYDVRKECEGGNLCYPALDWISKYLNKKEVIEALGVEVSGFESCNNDVNRNFAAHGDWMLPEHRNVPKLLEQIPVLIYAGDADFICNWLGNQAWTKALDWPGKNAFNGAQPQTLRTPAGGKDYGKITTAQNFAFLQIFGAGHMTPMDQPEASLDFFNRWLAGEWKSK; from the exons ATGAAGGCAATGCTGGCGACCGCCCTCCTGGGCGCATCTTCGGCTCTTGCACTGGGTCCCGTCGGCAGTCAGCCCAAGGCGAGCTCTCAGAGACCCGACGACCACTGGGACGCCATTGTCCGAGGCTCCAGCATAGAGAGCACAAACGGCGGTGCCCTCTCCAACTACAATCTGCGCGTCAACAAGGTCGACCCGTCCAAGTTGGGTGTCGACAAGGTCAAGCAGTACAGCGGCTATCTCGACGACGAAAAGCAGGACAAGCATCTCTTCTATT GGTTCTTTGAGTCTCGCAACGACCCCAAGAACGATCCTGTCGTTCTATGGCTCAACGGCGGTCCTGGATGTTCGTCGCTCACCGGGCTCTTTCTGGAGCTTGGACCTGCCAAGATTGATGAGAACATTCAGGTCGTCAGCAACCCTCACTCCTGGAACAACAACGCGTCCGTCATTTTCCTCGACCAACCCGTCAACACGGGCTTCTCGTACAGTAAAGGGCAGGTGGACACCACGGAAGCTGCCAGCAAGGACATCTACGCGCTCTTGACCCTGTTTTTCCAACAGTTTCCCGAGTACTCGAAGCAGCCGTTCCACATTGCTGGCGAGTCGTATGCTGGACACTACATCCCTGTTTTCTCTGCCGAGATCCTGTCCCACAGTGACCGCAACATCAATCTCAAGAGCGCACTGATCGGGAATGGCCTGACGGACCCCCTGACCCAATATAAGTTCTATCGACCTATGGCTtgcggggagggaggctaCCCTGCCGTACTCGACCAAGGCAGCTGCCAATCGATGGACAATGCGCTGCCTAAATGCGAACAGCTCATCAAGTCGTGCTACGACACTAAAGACCCCAAGGCATGCTCGAGCGCTACCTCATACTGCAATGGCGAAATGCTCGGGCCGTTCCAGCAGACTGGCAAGAACGTGTACGATGTCCGCAAGGAGTGCGAAGGAGGTAACCTCTGTTATCCTGCACTCGACTGGATCTCCAAGTACCTCAACAAGAAGGAAGTGATTGAGGCTCTGGGCGTGGAGGTGTCCGGCTTCGAGAGCTGCAACAACGACGTCAACCGCAACTTTGCGGCCCACGGCGACTGGATGCTTCCCGAGCACCGAAACGTGCCTAAGCTGCTCGAGCAGATTCCCGTCCTTATTTatgcgggcgacgccgacttcATCTGCAATTGGCTGGGCAACCAGGCGTGGACCAAGGCGCTTGACTGGCCAGGCAAGAATGCCTTCAACGGCGCCCAGCCTCAGACGCTCCGGACCCCGGCAGGGGGCAAGGACTACGGCAAGATCACGACGGCTCAGAATTTTGCCTTTCTTCAGATCTTTGGCGCGGGCCACATGACTCCGATGGATCAGCCTGAAGCATCCCTCGACTTCTTCaaccgctggctggcgggggaGTGGAAGTCTAAATGA
- a CDS encoding uncharacterized protein (COG:S~EggNog:ENOG503P02C) has product METDSEVYDVIIIGAGPCGLATAARLREHTPAALFTDEEHRRYHWIGKYGSKVSLKHVRSGKVSHRGLTRSRPEYKMLVLDSTDESWLGRWKRLFRTYDISHLRSPMLWHVDPLDRDSLLAHAYREEREGELVEIRNCVGKEMSKHAKKKAAGSKACGKKQEARVAINLRDHNDYYTPSQSLFCDNCEDVVSRYNLGAGLVKKGALQNIDYGVVRGISIDDEKLFTVTADGVRRYAKVVVLAVGPANGPQIPRLPSMPANQAQLRQACHSMQIQAFPDPVVTSRMEAGRPTHVLVVGGGLTSAQLSDLAIRRGVTKVWHMMRGPLRIKHFDVDLQWMGKYKNAEQARFWTADSDEERLAIIKEARGGGSVTPLFNKRLKKHIAAGKLALFERTSLKDARFEESADCDADDGGADAGRWTVSTEPPVDGLPAFDYIYFATGIQTDFRTLPYLQGMLEKHPVQGFGGFPCLNEDLMWTDGVPLFVSGRLASLQLGPAAPNIGGAKLGAERIAWAIEDLIKPSGWDADGREEQTTSGGGMAGYLSGHDNMFSCLSGV; this is encoded by the exons ATGGAGACTGACAGCGAGGTCTACGatgtcatcatcatcggcgcgGGGCCTTGCGGTCTTGCTACGGCAGCCCGACTACGCGAGCACACGCCAGCCGCGCTCTTtaccgacgaggagcaccGTCGGTACCACTGGATCGGAAAGTACGGCAGCAAAGTCTCGCTCAAGCATGTCCGAAGCGGCAAAGTGTCCCACAGAGGACTCACACGATCTCGCCCCGAGTACAAGATGCTCGTGCTCGATTCCACGGACGAGTCGTGGTTAGGTCGTTGGAAGCGGCTGTTTCGCACGTACGACATCTCTCATCTTCGCAGCCCGATGCTCTGGCACGTGGACCCCTTGGATCGAGACTCGCTGCTGGCCCACGCCTACCGCGAAGAGCGCGAGGGggagctcgtcgagatcCGCAACTGCGTGGGCAAGGAGATGAGCAAGCatgcgaagaagaaggcggcgggcagcaagGCATGCGGGAAAAA GCAGGAAGCCAGAGTGGCCATCAACCTGCGGGATCACAACGACTACTACACGCCGTCGCAATCCTTGTTCTGCGACAATTGCGAGGACGTGGTCTCACGATACAACCTCGGTGCGGGCTTGGTGAAGAAAGGGGCCCTGCAAAACATTGACTATGGCGTGGTCAGGGGTATttccatcgacgacgagaagctcTTCACTGTGACGGCTGATGGCGTTCGTCGCTACGCCAAGGTCGTTGTGCTCGCAGTCGGTCCCGCGAATGGGCCTCAGATACCTCGTCTGCCCTCGATGCCCGCGAATCAAGCTCAGCTGCGGCAGGCCTGTCACAGCATGCAGATACAGGCGTTCCCGGACCCCGTCGTCACGTCACGCATggaggccggccggccaacgcacgtcctcgtcgttggaGGGGGCCTCACATCAGCGCAGCTGTCGGATCTAGCCATCCGCCGAGGCGTCACCAAGGTCTGGCACATGATGCGCGGGCCGTTGCGCATAAAGCACTTCGACGTGGACCTGCAGTGGATGGGCAAGTACAAGAACGCCGAGCAGGCGCGCTTCTGGACGGCagactcggacgaggagcgattggccatcatcaaggaggcccgtggcggcgggagcgtcACGCCCTTGTTCAACAAGAGGCTCAAGAAGCACATCGCGGCAGGCAAGCTGGCGCTCTTTGAGAGGACGTCCCTCAAGGACGCCCGCTTTGAGGAATCAGCAGACTGCGACGCAGATGATGGAGGAGCAGACGCGGGCCGCTGGACGGTGTCGACGGAGCctcccgtcgacggcctcccCGCGTTCGACTACATCTACTTCGCCACGGGCATCCAGACTGACTTTCGGACGTTGCCGTACCTACAGGGCATGCTGGAGAAGCACCCGGTCCAAGGCTTCGGCGGGTTCCCGTGCCTGAACGAGGACCTGAtgtggacggacggggtgCCGCTGTTCGTCAGCGGGAGGCTCGCGtcgctccagctcggcccAGCGGCGCCAAACATTGGCGGTGCGAAGCTCGGCGCGGAGAGAATCGCCTGGGCCATTGAGGACCTGATCAAGCCGTCCGGATGGGACGCTGACGGGCGGGAGgagcagacgacgagcggaGGAGGGATGGCGGGATACCTGTCAGGACACGACAACATGTTTTCGTGTCTTTCCGGCGTCTGA
- a CDS encoding Methylisocitrate lyase (COG:C~EggNog:ENOG503NXUX), whose protein sequence is MAKDTLLSCRLLHPLPKMSAATKLRQMVTDPESFIVAPGVYDGFSARIALEVGFDCIYMTGAGTSASRLGQPDLGFASLNDMRAHAEMIANLDPSTPLIADADTGYGGPNMIARTIEQYHRSGVAGLHIEDQIQTKRCGHLGGKSVESAETFRQRIAAAVQARRRAGSDIVIIARTDALQTDGYEEALRRLQLAVEAGADVAFLEGVQTEEQARGVCRALAPTPVLLNMVENGATPSWTPDQAREFGFKIIIFPFLTIAPAYEAIKASLQHLKKTGTTGISKDFTPKKLFTVVGLEKAMAVDAEAGGSMYSGV, encoded by the exons ATGGCCAAAGATACTCTACTCTCTTGCCGTCTACTTCATCCGCTCCCCAAAATGTCTGCCGCGACAAAGCTACGCCAGATGGTCACGGACCCCGAGTCCTTCATCGTCGCGCCAGGCGTCTACGATGGCTTCAGCGCCCGCATCGCCCTCGAGGTGGGCTTTGACTGCATCTACATG ACCGGTGCCGGGACGAGCGCCTCCCGGCTCGGCCAGCCCGACCTAGGCTTCGCCTCGCTCAACGACAtgcgcgcccacgccgagATGATTGCCAACCTGGACCCGTCCACGCCCCTCATCGCAGACGCCGACACCGGCTACGGCGGCCCCAACATGATCGCCCGCACCATCGAGCAGTACCACcgcagcggcgtcgcgggcctaCACATCGAGGACCAGATCCAGACGAAGCGCTGCGGCCACCTGGGCGGGAAGAGCGTCGAGTCCGCCGAGACGTTCCGGCAGcgcatcgcggcggccgtccaggcgcgccggcgagcaggctCGGACATTGTCATCATCGCGCGGACGGACGCGCTCCAGACGGACGGCtacgaggaggcgctgcggaggctgcagctcgccgtcgaggccggcgccgacgtggcgttcctcgagggcgtccagacggaggagcaggcgAGGGGCGTGTGTCGCGCGCTCGCCCCGACGCCGGTGCTGCTCAACATGGTGGAGAAcggggcgacgccgtcgtggacGCCCGACCAGGCTCGCGAGTTTGGCTTCAAGATCATCATCTTTCCCTTTCTGACGATAGCGCCCGCCtacgaggccatcaaggccTCGCTGCAGCActtgaagaagacgggcacCACGGGCATAAGCAAGGACTTTACACCAAAGAAGCTGTTTACGGTGGTTGGCCTCGAGAAAGCCAtggccgttgacgccgaggccggagGCTCCATGTACTCTGGGGTATAG
- a CDS encoding Methylisocitrate lyase (COG:C~EggNog:ENOG503NXUX): MRAHAEMIANLDPSTPLIADADTGYGGPNMIARTIEQYHRSGVAGLHIEDQIQTKRCGHLGGKSVESAETFRQRIAAAVQARRRAGSDIVIIARTDALQTDGYEEALRRLQLAVEAGADVAFLEGVQTEEQARGVCRALAPTPVLLNMVENGATPSWTPDQAREFGFKIIIFPFLTIAPAYEAIKASLQHLKKTGTTGISKDFTPKKLFTVVGLEKAMAVDAEAGGSMYSGV; this comes from the coding sequence AtgcgcgcccacgccgagATGATTGCCAACCTGGACCCGTCCACGCCCCTCATCGCAGACGCCGACACCGGCTACGGCGGCCCCAACATGATCGCCCGCACCATCGAGCAGTACCACcgcagcggcgtcgcgggcctaCACATCGAGGACCAGATCCAGACGAAGCGCTGCGGCCACCTGGGCGGGAAGAGCGTCGAGTCCGCCGAGACGTTCCGGCAGcgcatcgcggcggccgtccaggcgcgccggcgagcaggctCGGACATTGTCATCATCGCGCGGACGGACGCGCTCCAGACGGACGGCtacgaggaggcgctgcggaggctgcagctcgccgtcgaggccggcgccgacgtggcgttcctcgagggcgtccagacggaggagcaggcgAGGGGCGTGTGTCGCGCGCTCGCCCCGACGCCGGTGCTGCTCAACATGGTGGAGAAcggggcgacgccgtcgtggacGCCCGACCAGGCTCGCGAGTTTGGCTTCAAGATCATCATCTTTCCCTTTCTGACGATAGCGCCCGCCtacgaggccatcaaggccTCGCTGCAGCActtgaagaagacgggcacCACGGGCATAAGCAAGGACTTTACACCAAAGAAGCTGTTTACGGTGGTTGGCCTCGAGAAAGCCAtggccgttgacgccgaggccggagGCTCCATGTACTCTGGGGTATAG
- a CDS encoding uncharacterized protein (COG:E~EggNog:ENOG503NWKV~MEROPS:MER0026469): MRHAMATQAQATRWSHAFTALGCRPFSTSSSPRSSGLTINADRLNETLHHTCQWGAAHRYGSDPTETGMARLALTDDDVRVRGWFADEVKSLGCSLKVDQMGNMFARRPGSGKIKAPMIAMGSHLDTQPRGGRYDGILGVMAAVEALRTLQENDYKTNFDVGIVNWTNEEGARFPKSMVSSGVWAGAIPIDQAWDLADVFHPAATIKSELQKHGYLGDVVCSSDATRGVALSAHFELHIEQGPILERAGKKIGVVSGAQAYKWLTFTVVGRDAHTGTTPLEARSDPLLAAAKMIASSHAIAKEHGALASTGIVKIPANSSTNTIASRTSFTLDIRHPEDSVVARVEKLCLDSFQHISKEDGKGVSVDWTLDTDSPAVKFDRGCIQAVEAAATNLVGRDGWLPITSGAGHDSVYTSSRCPTTMIFVPCRNGVSHHPEEYCSPEDCAIGTQALLDAVVYYDGVKGGAAA, translated from the exons ATGCGACACGCAATGGCTACCCAAGCACAAGCGACGCGCTGGTCCCACGCATTCACAGCGCTGGGATGTCGCCCTTTCTCTACCTCCAGCTCCCCCCGGTCTTCGGGCCTCACGATCAACGCCGACCGTCTCAACGAGACGCTTCACCATACATGCCAATGGGGTGCCGCCCACCGGTATGGAAG TGATCCAACAGAGACGGGCAtggctcgcctcgccctcacAGACGACGATGTCCGCGTCAGGGGCTGGTTTGCCGACGAAGTCAAAAGCCTCGGCTGTAGCCTCAAGGTTGATCAGATGGGCAACATGTTTGCCAGGCGCCCAGGCTCCGGCAAGATCAAGGCCCCGATGATAGCCATGGGTAGTCATCTCGACACGCAGCCACGCGGAGGTCGCTACGACGGCATCTTgggcgtcatggccgccgtggaaGCGCTCCGTACGCTGCAAGAGAACGACTACAAGACCAACTtcgacgtcggcatcgtcaactgGACAAA CGAGGAAGGGGCTCGATTCCCAAAGTCCATGGTGTCGTCGGGCGTCTGGGCGGGCGCGATCCCCATTGACCAGGCGTGGGATCTGGCCGACGTCTTTCATCCCGCGGCGACGATCAAGTCGGAGCTTCAGAAGCATGGCTATCTCGGGGACGTGGTCTGCTCGAGTGACGCCACAAGGGGCGTCGCTCTGTCCGCCCACTTTGAGCTGCACATCGAACAGGGCCCAATTCTCGAACGCGCGGGGAAGAAGATTGGCGTTGTCTCCGGAGCCCAGGCATACAAATGGCTTACCTTCACGGTCGTTGGCCGCGATGCGCACACGGGCACGACCCCCTTGGAAGCCCGCAGTGATCCGTTGCTTGCGGCTGCCAAGATGATCGCCAGCTCACACGCGATCGCGAAGGAGCATGGAGCCCTGGCCTCAACTGGAATCGTTAAGATTCCGGCAAATTCTTCCACTAATACGATTGCTTCTCGAACTAGCTTCACGCTGGACATCCGACATCCGGAGGATTCCGTCGTTGCCAGGGTGGAGAAGCTGTGTCTCGACTCCTTCCAACACATAAGCAAAGAGGATGGAAAGGGGGTGAGCGTCGATTGGACTCTTGATACTGACTCCCCGGCCGTCAAATTCGATAGAGGCTGCATCcaggcggtcgaggcggcggccaccaacCTTGTTGGCCGcgatggctggctgcccatcacgagcggcgcgggccaTGACAGCGTGTACACGAGCAGCAGGTGTCCGACGACCATGATCTTTGTTCCATGTAGGAATGGAGTGAGCCATCACCCGGAAGAGTACTGCAGTCCAGAGGATTG CGCCATCGGCACGCAGGCACTCTTAGACGCCGTTGTGTACTATGATGGGGTaaagggcggcgcggcggcctga
- a CDS encoding uncharacterized protein (COG:E~EggNog:ENOG503NWKV~MEROPS:MER0026469) encodes MRHAMATQAQATRWSHAFTALGCRPFSTSSSPRSSGLTINADRLNETLHHTCQWGAAHRYGSDPTETGMARLALTDDDVRVRGWFADEVKSLGCSLKVDQMGNMFARRPGSGKIKAPMIAMGSHLDTQPRGGRYDGILGVMAAVEALRTLQENDYKTNFDVGIVNWTNEEGARFPKSMVSSGVWAGAIPIDQAWDLADVFHPAATIKSELQKHGYLGDVVCSSDATRGVALSAHFELHIEQGPILERAGKKIGVVSGAQAYKWLTFTVVGRDAHTGTTPLEARSDPLLAAAKMIASSHAIAKEHGALASTGIVKIPANSSTNTIASRTSFTLDIRHPEDSVVARVEKLCLDSFQHISKEDGKGVSVDWTLDTDSPAVKFDRGCIQAVEAAATNLVGRDGWLPITSGAGHDSVYTSSRCPTTMIFVPCRNGVSHHPEEYCSPEDW; translated from the exons ATGCGACACGCAATGGCTACCCAAGCACAAGCGACGCGCTGGTCCCACGCATTCACAGCGCTGGGATGTCGCCCTTTCTCTACCTCCAGCTCCCCCCGGTCTTCGGGCCTCACGATCAACGCCGACCGTCTCAACGAGACGCTTCACCATACATGCCAATGGGGTGCCGCCCACCGGTATGGAAG TGATCCAACAGAGACGGGCAtggctcgcctcgccctcacAGACGACGATGTCCGCGTCAGGGGCTGGTTTGCCGACGAAGTCAAAAGCCTCGGCTGTAGCCTCAAGGTTGATCAGATGGGCAACATGTTTGCCAGGCGCCCAGGCTCCGGCAAGATCAAGGCCCCGATGATAGCCATGGGTAGTCATCTCGACACGCAGCCACGCGGAGGTCGCTACGACGGCATCTTgggcgtcatggccgccgtggaaGCGCTCCGTACGCTGCAAGAGAACGACTACAAGACCAACTtcgacgtcggcatcgtcaactgGACAAA CGAGGAAGGGGCTCGATTCCCAAAGTCCATGGTGTCGTCGGGCGTCTGGGCGGGCGCGATCCCCATTGACCAGGCGTGGGATCTGGCCGACGTCTTTCATCCCGCGGCGACGATCAAGTCGGAGCTTCAGAAGCATGGCTATCTCGGGGACGTGGTCTGCTCGAGTGACGCCACAAGGGGCGTCGCTCTGTCCGCCCACTTTGAGCTGCACATCGAACAGGGCCCAATTCTCGAACGCGCGGGGAAGAAGATTGGCGTTGTCTCCGGAGCCCAGGCATACAAATGGCTTACCTTCACGGTCGTTGGCCGCGATGCGCACACGGGCACGACCCCCTTGGAAGCCCGCAGTGATCCGTTGCTTGCGGCTGCCAAGATGATCGCCAGCTCACACGCGATCGCGAAGGAGCATGGAGCCCTGGCCTCAACTGGAATCGTTAAGATTCCGGCAAATTCTTCCACTAATACGATTGCTTCTCGAACTAGCTTCACGCTGGACATCCGACATCCGGAGGATTCCGTCGTTGCCAGGGTGGAGAAGCTGTGTCTCGACTCCTTCCAACACATAAGCAAAGAGGATGGAAAGGGGGTGAGCGTCGATTGGACTCTTGATACTGACTCCCCGGCCGTCAAATTCGATAGAGGCTGCATCcaggcggtcgaggcggcggccaccaacCTTGTTGGCCGcgatggctggctgcccatcacgagcggcgcgggccaTGACAGCGTGTACACGAGCAGCAGGTGTCCGACGACCATGATCTTTGTTCCATGTAGGAATGGAGTGAGCCATCACCCGGAAGAGTACTGCAGTCCAGAGGATTGGTGA